A genomic window from Sphingomonas taxi includes:
- a CDS encoding helix-turn-helix domain-containing protein, with amino-acid sequence MARTAFNMMMEGIGDAIAHAKCDTTRARVIAPVDAKAVRACTKKSQAEFAKTYHLPLGTVRDWEQKRRTPDAPARVLLAMIAAEPETVERLVAKIEG; translated from the coding sequence ATGGCCCGCACGGCGTTTAACATGATGATGGAAGGCATCGGCGATGCCATCGCCCACGCGAAATGCGACACGACGCGAGCACGGGTCATCGCGCCCGTCGACGCAAAGGCTGTCCGCGCTTGCACCAAGAAATCCCAGGCGGAGTTCGCCAAGACCTATCATCTCCCCCTCGGCACGGTTCGGGATTGGGAGCAAAAGAGGCGCACACCGGATGCCCCCGCGCGCGTTCTACTCGCCATGATCGCCGCTGAACCGGAAACGGTTGAGCGGCTGGTCGCCAAGATCGAGGGCTAA
- a CDS encoding type II toxin-antitoxin system RelE/ParE family toxin — translation MPGCGGARKLRVARPGGGKSGGYRVVTYYAGEAFPVFLLTVFPKNVKTNLTKAEQNAFAAACKQLSDGLGG, via the coding sequence ATGCCTGGATGTGGCGGTGCGCGGAAGCTGCGCGTTGCCCGCCCCGGTGGCGGCAAGTCGGGCGGATACCGGGTCGTCACCTACTACGCTGGCGAGGCGTTCCCGGTGTTCCTGCTCACCGTCTTCCCAAAGAACGTGAAGACCAACCTGACCAAGGCGGAACAGAATGCGTTCGCCGCCGCCTGCAAACAGCTGAGCGATGGACTTGGAGGATGA
- a CDS encoding alpha/beta hydrolase family protein, with translation MRAGACLITLLLTTTAYAQTLSGSTYHRAPDAIAKVLETPPTPGVAVSPDHRTLAIFGRENLPSIANLSKPILRLGGYRIDPATNGQAEVRVQWLNALSFKDIGSGRTVPVKLPAGLRFAAPDWSPDGTRLAFYAQEADRLSLWIAERNGSARIVARGLNGTFGTPFAWMPDSKALVALTVPAGRGAAPVSSSTPTGPVVQESAGRTSAARTYEDLLGDAHDEALFDHYFTGQLVRIDLAGTAQPIGTPSLITEFNVSPDGRYLLTERLKRPYSYLLPARYFPTEIAVSTIDGQPVKTLVDRPLADDLPVDFDATVKGPREAVWRSDAPATLVWAEALDGGNPRAKIAFHDKVMMQAAPFAAGPVELAQTQARYATTIWGDDGFAMVIDREWRTRTEHRQAVSPSRPGLTRTIATLNYQDQYGDPGEPMVEENAAGKPVMHFTTSHDGVYVTGDGATKAGAFPFLATMPLTGGEQTRLWTAKAPYYETVVALLDERGQRILTRRESAKLAPNYMIRGVKGGSAKAITAFADPAPVFAGVTHRTITYPRADGLQLSGSLYLPAGYDSKRDGPLPTLLWAYPAEFTDAKVAGQTVDQGNRFVRPRGISHLFLLTQGYAILDNPSMPIIGEGGAEANDTYVKQLQQDAQAAVDAVVKSGVGDRTRMAVGGHSYGAFMTANLLAHTDLFRAGIARSGAYNRTLTPFGFQAEQRTYWQATPTYTEMSPFTYADRIKAPILLIHGGADDNSGTFPIQSERMYAALKGNGATVRYVVLPNEPHGYRALESTEETLWQMTDWLDRYVKPKQTGSTVAAIATEK, from the coding sequence ATGCGCGCCGGTGCCTGCCTGATTACCCTGCTTCTGACCACCACGGCCTACGCTCAGACGCTCAGCGGCAGTACCTATCACCGCGCACCCGATGCGATCGCGAAGGTATTGGAGACGCCGCCTACCCCCGGCGTCGCCGTCAGCCCCGATCACCGCACGCTGGCGATTTTTGGGCGGGAGAATTTGCCGTCGATCGCCAATCTGTCGAAACCGATTTTGCGGCTGGGCGGCTACCGCATCGACCCCGCCACTAACGGCCAGGCCGAGGTCCGCGTGCAATGGCTGAACGCGCTGAGCTTCAAGGACATCGGCTCGGGGCGGACCGTCCCGGTCAAACTGCCCGCGGGCTTGCGCTTCGCCGCCCCCGATTGGTCGCCCGACGGCACCCGCCTCGCCTTCTATGCGCAAGAGGCTGACCGACTGTCGCTATGGATCGCCGAGCGCAATGGCAGCGCTCGCATTGTCGCCCGGGGGCTGAACGGCACGTTCGGCACGCCCTTCGCCTGGATGCCGGACAGCAAGGCGCTCGTCGCCCTTACCGTGCCCGCCGGTCGGGGCGCAGCACCCGTTTCGAGCAGCACGCCCACCGGCCCGGTGGTCCAGGAAAGCGCCGGTCGCACCTCGGCAGCGCGGACCTATGAGGATCTGCTCGGCGATGCACATGACGAGGCGCTCTTCGACCATTATTTCACCGGTCAATTGGTCCGGATCGACCTTGCTGGCACCGCGCAGCCGATCGGAACGCCGAGCCTGATCACCGAGTTCAACGTCTCCCCGGACGGTCGCTACCTGCTGACCGAGCGGCTCAAGCGGCCATATTCTTATCTGCTGCCCGCCAGATACTTCCCGACCGAGATCGCCGTCTCGACGATTGATGGCCAACCAGTGAAGACATTGGTCGATCGACCGCTCGCCGACGATCTCCCGGTCGATTTCGACGCCACCGTGAAGGGCCCGCGTGAGGCTGTCTGGCGGTCTGATGCGCCTGCGACGCTGGTCTGGGCCGAAGCGCTGGACGGCGGCAATCCGCGCGCCAAGATCGCGTTCCACGACAAGGTGATGATGCAGGCTGCACCGTTCGCTGCGGGACCGGTGGAACTGGCACAGACCCAAGCCCGCTATGCCACCACGATATGGGGGGACGATGGCTTCGCGATGGTCATCGACCGCGAATGGCGTACGCGGACCGAGCATCGCCAAGCCGTTTCACCATCGCGACCGGGCCTGACGCGGACGATAGCGACGCTCAACTATCAAGATCAATATGGTGATCCCGGCGAGCCGATGGTGGAGGAGAATGCCGCCGGGAAGCCGGTAATGCACTTCACGACTTCGCATGACGGCGTGTACGTCACCGGCGACGGCGCAACGAAAGCGGGGGCGTTCCCCTTCCTCGCCACGATGCCGCTGACCGGGGGTGAACAGACGCGGCTGTGGACCGCCAAAGCGCCCTATTACGAAACGGTGGTCGCACTGCTCGACGAGCGTGGCCAGCGCATCCTGACGCGGCGCGAGAGCGCGAAGCTTGCGCCCAACTACATGATCCGCGGCGTGAAGGGCGGCAGCGCGAAGGCCATTACCGCGTTCGCCGATCCCGCCCCGGTCTTTGCCGGTGTCACACACCGCACGATCACCTATCCGCGTGCCGACGGACTCCAGCTGTCAGGATCGCTGTATCTGCCCGCCGGTTACGACTCAAAACGCGACGGGCCGCTGCCGACGTTGCTCTGGGCGTATCCGGCGGAGTTCACCGACGCGAAGGTCGCAGGCCAGACGGTCGATCAGGGCAACCGGTTCGTCCGCCCGCGCGGCATCAGCCACCTGTTCCTGCTGACGCAGGGCTATGCAATCCTCGACAATCCATCGATGCCGATCATCGGCGAAGGCGGCGCCGAGGCCAACGACACCTACGTCAAGCAGCTGCAGCAGGACGCGCAGGCCGCGGTCGATGCGGTGGTCAAATCTGGCGTCGGCGACCGTACCCGCATGGCCGTCGGCGGGCACAGCTACGGCGCGTTCATGACCGCCAACCTGCTTGCGCATACTGATCTGTTCCGCGCCGGCATCGCGCGGTCGGGCGCCTATAACCGCACGCTGACCCCGTTCGGCTTTCAGGCCGAACAGCGCACCTACTGGCAGGCGACACCGACCTATACCGAGATGAGCCCGTTCACCTACGCAGACCGCATCAAGGCGCCGATCCTGCTGATCCATGGCGGCGCGGACGACAATAGCGGCACCTTCCCGATCCAATCCGAGCGCATGTACGCGGCGCTAAAGGGCAACGGGGCGACGGTACGCTATGTCGTCTTGCCGAACGAGCCACACGGCTATCGAGCGCTGGAATCGACCGAGGAAACGCTGTGGCAGATGACCGACTGGCTGGACCGCTACGTCAAGCCGAAGCAGACCGGATCGACGGTGGCGGCAATAGCCACGGAAAAGTGA
- a CDS encoding LysR family transcriptional regulator yields MRRGDLDDLAAFATVARTRSFTRAGAELGLSPSALSHAMKALELRLGVRLLARTTRSVAPTSAGEQLLRSLDPALTEVARGLSRLADWRDTPAGAVRLATFGWAARTILAPRLPAFLLDHPDISVEVIVEDRLIDLVAGGFDAGIRLAQAVEGDMIAVPVGPDLRTVVVGTPGYFARHDPPATPAALERHICVNYRQLGGGGLLPWEFEEDGRDIKVRVAGQLIVNDEALSAAAVRAGAGLGYMMEEDVADEIRDGRLIQVLGPWCPAYPGCRLYYPDRRVSPAMRALVDALRWQPN; encoded by the coding sequence ATGCGACGCGGCGACCTCGATGATCTGGCAGCGTTCGCGACCGTCGCGCGCACGCGCAGCTTCACGCGCGCCGGCGCCGAGCTCGGGCTCTCGCCGTCAGCGCTGAGCCATGCGATGAAGGCATTGGAGTTGCGGCTCGGCGTGCGCCTGCTGGCGCGGACGACACGCTCGGTCGCGCCGACGTCAGCCGGCGAGCAACTGCTCCGCTCGCTTGATCCCGCGCTGACCGAGGTTGCCCGCGGGCTTTCACGGCTGGCCGACTGGCGCGACACGCCGGCGGGCGCGGTCCGGCTGGCGACGTTCGGATGGGCCGCGCGCACGATCCTGGCGCCGCGCCTGCCCGCCTTCCTGCTCGACCATCCCGATATCTCTGTCGAGGTGATCGTCGAGGATCGCCTGATCGACCTCGTCGCGGGCGGCTTCGACGCCGGGATCCGCCTCGCGCAGGCCGTGGAGGGCGACATGATCGCCGTGCCCGTCGGCCCCGACCTGCGCACGGTCGTGGTCGGCACGCCAGGCTATTTCGCGCGGCACGATCCGCCCGCGACCCCCGCCGCTCTCGAGCGCCACATCTGCGTCAACTACAGGCAGCTCGGCGGCGGCGGGCTTCTCCCGTGGGAGTTCGAGGAGGACGGACGCGACATCAAGGTCCGCGTTGCCGGGCAATTGATCGTCAACGACGAGGCGCTTTCTGCGGCAGCGGTGCGGGCGGGAGCGGGATTGGGCTATATGATGGAGGAGGACGTGGCGGACGAGATCCGGGACGGGCGTCTGATCCAGGTCCTCGGCCCATGGTGTCCGGCCTATCCCGGCTGCAGGCTCTACTACCCGGATCGTCGGGTCAGTCCGGCGATGCGAGCGCTGGTCGATGCGCTTCGTTGGCAACCGAACTGA
- a CDS encoding aldo/keto reductase: MSLTHYRTLGRSGLVVSPLALGTMTFGPGAWNADDATARAVFDAYRDAGGNFIDTADIYSGGGSEALVGRFIKETGARDELVLATKFGFNGAASPLTATQAGGGNPNAGGAGAKNIHRALDASLRRLGTDYIDLYWMHIWDGVTPAEELVETLGALVRAGKIRYYAFSDMPAWLAMKAATIAAARGIPGPIAMQVEYSLVARDVEAEHVPAARDAGMGVQPWSPLAGGFLSGKYRRGDTAGTGRLSGANPFGDSKFADRNWDVLDVVKTIAAEVGCTPAQVALAWTMAKPGVTAPLIGARNVEQLTGNLAAASLTLDHEQMARLDEVSAPPPGFSAGLASLTIRRMVFGNRDVRGWGE; the protein is encoded by the coding sequence ATGAGCCTGACCCATTATCGTACGCTTGGCCGCTCCGGTCTCGTCGTCAGTCCGCTGGCCCTCGGCACGATGACCTTCGGCCCTGGCGCGTGGAACGCGGACGACGCCACCGCGCGTGCCGTCTTCGACGCCTATCGCGACGCCGGCGGCAATTTTATCGACACCGCCGATATCTACTCGGGCGGGGGGAGCGAAGCGCTGGTCGGCCGCTTCATTAAGGAGACCGGCGCACGCGACGAACTGGTGTTGGCGACGAAGTTCGGCTTCAACGGCGCGGCCAGCCCTTTGACGGCGACGCAGGCCGGCGGCGGCAATCCCAATGCGGGCGGCGCGGGTGCCAAGAACATCCACCGTGCGCTCGACGCGTCGCTGCGGCGGCTCGGTACCGACTATATCGATCTTTACTGGATGCACATCTGGGACGGCGTGACGCCGGCCGAGGAACTGGTCGAGACGCTCGGCGCGCTCGTGCGTGCCGGCAAGATCCGCTACTACGCCTTTTCGGACATGCCGGCCTGGCTGGCGATGAAGGCGGCGACGATCGCCGCGGCGCGCGGCATCCCCGGTCCGATCGCGATGCAGGTCGAATATTCGCTGGTCGCACGCGATGTCGAGGCCGAGCACGTTCCGGCAGCGCGGGATGCAGGCATGGGCGTGCAGCCGTGGAGCCCGCTCGCCGGCGGTTTCCTGTCGGGCAAGTACCGCCGCGGCGACACCGCCGGCACGGGCAGGCTCAGCGGTGCCAATCCGTTCGGCGACAGCAAGTTCGCCGATCGCAACTGGGACGTGCTCGACGTGGTGAAGACGATCGCGGCGGAGGTCGGCTGCACCCCCGCGCAGGTGGCGCTTGCCTGGACAATGGCGAAGCCGGGCGTCACCGCGCCACTGATCGGCGCGCGGAACGTCGAGCAGCTGACCGGCAACTTGGCCGCTGCCTCGCTGACGCTCGACCACGAACAGATGGCCCGCTTGGATGAGGTAAGCGCTCCTCCGCCCGGCTTCAGCGCCGGGCTGGCGTCGCTCACCATCCGGCGCATGGTATTTGGAAATCGCGATGTTCGCGGCTGGGGCGAGTAG
- a CDS encoding error-prone DNA polymerase, whose product MMTYVELQVTSHFSFLRGASSPDELFAAAALLGHAALGLTDLGSVAGLVRGWEAQKATGVRMIAGARVRLDDGRMLLLYPTDKPAWSRLTRLLTLGKSRAGKGGCALAWEDVVTWNAGLIAILLPDLPGDATRSDLGDLHEVFGDRGYCALTFRRRPDDAMRLHDLARQASDAGVATVAVGDILYHAPDARLLQDVVTAIREKCTVDTLGYRRERHADRHLKSPEEMKRRFAAFPDAIRATAEIARRCTFDLGELSYQYPDERVVDGLTAQQALEQLTEAAVERRFPDGVPAQYRTQIDHELRLIAELTYAPYFLTVNSIVAESRRRGILCQGRGSAANSCVCFMLGITSIDPIKHELLFERFISGERREPPDIDVDFEHERREEIIQWIYETYGRTHAALTAVVTRYRARGAVREVGKALGLPEDLTKALAGLVWGWSQEGVGEKQVQQLNLNMEDRRLRLALDLARRLIGTPRHLSQHPGGFVLTHDRLDDLVPIEPAAMVDRQVIEWDKDDIDALKFMKVDVLGLGMLGCMNRAFNMLEEAKGIRVGMADLQDDDPDVYAMIQKADTLGTFQIESRAQMSMLPRMKPARFYDLVIEVAIVRPGPIQGDMVHPYLRRREGREKPDYPRPELRAVLEKTLGVPLFQEQAMKVAIVGAGFTPAEADQLRRAMATFKFTGGVSHFFDKLVGGMVERGYPRDFAERTFKQIEGFGSYGFPESHAASFAKIAYASCWMKHHHPDVFCAALLNAQPMGFYAPAQVVRDARDHGVEIRPACINASRWDCTLEPGRGRYLAVRLGLRQVRGLANAHGAAIVTARGQMPFGSVEEVWRRAGVPRAAIERLAEADAFHALGEDRRQGLWKVKGLGDAPLPLFAAADARESLFSPEGLEPDVSLRPLSDGREVVEDYRALQLSLRAHPLAFLRRDLTRRGITRCADLANIKDGRHVEVAGIILVRQKPGSAKGVLFITIEDETGIANGILWPDRFEAQRRTVMSAAMIGMKGRVQKEGQVIHVICDRIIDHGPLLAQVGQMDFPHATGRGDGARHAGSPDRGDAGWKPGPRDSYWPPHSTGMDPEDVVRVKSRDFH is encoded by the coding sequence CTGATGACCTACGTCGAACTCCAGGTCACCAGCCATTTCTCGTTCCTGCGTGGTGCCTCCAGCCCGGACGAACTGTTCGCGGCAGCCGCGCTGCTCGGTCATGCCGCGCTCGGACTGACCGATCTCGGCAGCGTCGCCGGGCTGGTCCGCGGCTGGGAGGCACAGAAAGCGACCGGCGTGCGGATGATCGCCGGCGCGCGGGTGCGGCTCGACGACGGGCGCATGTTGCTGCTCTACCCGACCGACAAGCCCGCCTGGTCGCGCCTCACCCGTCTGCTTACGCTCGGCAAGTCGCGCGCCGGCAAGGGCGGCTGCGCGCTGGCGTGGGAGGACGTCGTCACCTGGAACGCGGGGCTGATCGCCATCCTGCTTCCCGATCTGCCCGGTGACGCCACCCGCAGCGATCTCGGCGATCTGCACGAGGTGTTCGGGGACCGCGGCTATTGTGCGCTCACCTTCCGGCGACGGCCCGACGATGCGATGCGCCTCCACGACCTCGCCCGGCAGGCGTCCGACGCAGGGGTCGCAACCGTCGCGGTCGGCGACATCCTCTACCACGCGCCCGACGCGCGGCTGCTGCAGGACGTCGTCACCGCGATCCGCGAGAAATGCACCGTCGACACGCTGGGTTACCGCCGCGAACGCCACGCCGACCGGCACCTCAAATCCCCGGAAGAGATGAAGCGTCGCTTCGCCGCCTTCCCCGACGCCATCCGCGCCACCGCCGAGATCGCGCGCCGCTGCACCTTCGACCTCGGCGAGCTGAGCTACCAATATCCCGACGAGCGCGTCGTCGACGGGCTGACCGCGCAGCAGGCGCTCGAACAGCTCACCGAGGCCGCCGTCGAGCGCCGGTTCCCGGACGGCGTGCCCGCCCAATACCGGACGCAGATCGATCACGAACTGCGGCTGATCGCCGAACTCACCTATGCGCCCTACTTCCTGACCGTGAACAGTATCGTCGCCGAGAGCCGGCGCCGCGGCATCCTGTGCCAGGGGCGCGGCTCCGCGGCGAACAGCTGCGTCTGCTTCATGCTCGGCATCACCTCGATCGATCCGATCAAGCACGAGCTGTTGTTCGAGCGCTTCATCTCGGGCGAGCGCCGTGAGCCGCCCGACATCGACGTCGACTTCGAGCATGAGCGCCGCGAGGAGATCATCCAGTGGATCTATGAGACCTATGGCCGCACCCATGCCGCACTGACCGCGGTCGTCACCCGCTATCGCGCGCGCGGCGCGGTGCGCGAGGTCGGCAAGGCGCTGGGCCTGCCCGAGGATCTCACCAAGGCGCTCGCCGGGCTGGTGTGGGGCTGGAGTCAGGAAGGCGTCGGCGAGAAACAGGTCCAGCAGCTCAACCTCAACATGGAGGATCGCCGGCTCAGGCTGGCGCTCGATCTCGCGAGGCGGCTGATCGGCACGCCGCGCCACCTGTCGCAGCATCCCGGCGGCTTCGTGCTGACGCACGACCGGCTCGACGATCTCGTGCCGATCGAACCCGCCGCGATGGTCGACCGGCAGGTAATCGAATGGGACAAGGACGACATCGACGCGCTGAAGTTCATGAAGGTCGACGTGCTCGGCCTCGGCATGCTCGGCTGCATGAACCGCGCCTTCAATATGCTGGAGGAGGCCAAGGGCATCCGCGTCGGCATGGCCGACCTGCAGGACGACGATCCCGACGTCTATGCGATGATCCAGAAGGCCGACACGCTCGGCACCTTCCAGATCGAGTCCCGCGCGCAGATGAGCATGTTGCCGCGGATGAAGCCGGCGCGCTTCTACGATCTCGTCATCGAGGTGGCGATCGTCCGGCCGGGGCCGATTCAGGGCGACATGGTCCACCCCTATTTGCGTCGCCGCGAAGGGCGCGAGAAGCCGGACTATCCGCGGCCCGAGCTGCGCGCGGTGCTCGAGAAGACGCTCGGCGTACCTCTCTTCCAGGAACAGGCGATGAAGGTCGCGATCGTCGGGGCGGGCTTCACGCCGGCCGAGGCGGACCAGTTGCGTCGCGCGATGGCGACGTTCAAGTTCACCGGCGGGGTCAGCCACTTCTTCGACAAGCTGGTCGGCGGGATGGTCGAGCGCGGTTACCCCCGCGACTTCGCCGAACGCACGTTCAAGCAGATCGAGGGGTTCGGCAGCTATGGCTTCCCCGAGAGCCACGCCGCCAGCTTCGCCAAGATCGCCTATGCGAGCTGCTGGATGAAGCACCATCATCCCGACGTCTTCTGCGCCGCGCTGCTCAATGCGCAGCCGATGGGGTTCTATGCGCCGGCACAGGTCGTCCGCGACGCCCGCGACCACGGCGTCGAGATACGTCCCGCCTGCATCAACGCCAGCCGCTGGGATTGCACGCTGGAGCCGGGCCGTGGCCGCTATCTCGCCGTGCGCCTCGGGTTGCGGCAGGTCCGTGGCCTCGCCAACGCGCATGGCGCGGCGATCGTCACCGCACGTGGGCAGATGCCGTTCGGCTCGGTCGAGGAGGTCTGGCGCCGCGCCGGCGTGCCGCGCGCGGCGATCGAACGGCTGGCCGAGGCGGACGCCTTTCATGCGCTGGGCGAGGACCGGCGGCAGGGCCTATGGAAGGTGAAGGGACTCGGCGACGCGCCCTTGCCCCTGTTCGCCGCCGCCGACGCGCGGGAGTCGCTGTTCAGCCCGGAAGGGCTTGAGCCTGACGTCAGCCTGCGGCCCCTGTCCGATGGCCGCGAGGTCGTCGAGGATTACCGCGCCTTGCAACTGTCGCTGCGCGCGCACCCGCTGGCTTTCCTGCGGCGGGATCTGACCCGGCGTGGCATTACGCGCTGCGCCGACCTTGCGAACATCAAGGATGGCCGTCACGTCGAGGTGGCCGGGATCATCCTCGTCCGTCAGAAGCCGGGATCGGCCAAGGGCGTGCTGTTCATCACGATCGAGGATGAGACGGGAATCGCCAACGGCATCCTGTGGCCCGACCGCTTCGAGGCGCAGCGTCGCACCGTGATGTCGGCGGCGATGATCGGGATGAAGGGGCGCGTGCAGAAGGAGGGACAGGTGATCCACGTCATCTGTGACCGGATCATCGACCATGGACCGCTGCTCGCGCAGGTCGGACAGATGGATTTCCCGCATGCGACCGGGCGCGGCGACGGCGCGCGGCATGCGGGCTCGCCCGACCGCGGCGATGCCGGCTGGAAGCCCGGCCCTCGCGACAGCTACTGGCCGCCGCATAGCACGGGCATGGATCCGGAGGACGTGGTGCGGGTGAAGTCGCGCGACTTCCACTGA
- a CDS encoding Y-family DNA polymerase, which translates to MTRVASLYLPHLAIERLRRLERPRALPEPQPAPSLPIDDDPGACSVPRGGGWRPGARWARDDGARAAIEEQAAALPRHQQPTMRELGRRSEAADHPFKRPVTSGGTPTAPPVAVPVAHAVPLVLAEQAGQRHVITAACPAALSLGLIPGMAVTQARALVAELDVRAADPAADRAVLDSLSLHAVRHWTPTAAASGADGLWIELTGTAHLHGGEARFCRRLVRFCRRFGYTARVAVAGTPGAAHALARFGRDAISAIPNGGEAQALAGLPPAALRLTPEAMTAAARFGLDRIADLLPLPRGPLARRLGLASVRRLDEALGRVAEPIVPVVPEETPLARRRLLEPIGTAEAIGHVIRDLLADMIGLLQERGAGARTLLLVIERIDGSEQRLAIGTSRPTRDASHLARLFHLRIETIDPGDGIETMRLAATRTDPLGATPLAGSLAGDDAAPDVATLVDQIAGRVGDEALFTAAPVESDVPERAVRRSAPLAAPTGWPAWRRPVRLLCRPEPLVGVLALLPDAPPRRFTWRGQVHAVVAGDGPERIHGEWWRRDGELWAVRDYFRVEDDTGARFWLFRRGDGVDGATGDLSWYLHGLFG; encoded by the coding sequence ATGACACGGGTCGCCTCGCTCTACCTGCCGCACCTCGCCATCGAGCGACTGCGCCGGCTCGAGCGACCGCGCGCGCTGCCTGAACCGCAGCCTGCGCCATCGCTGCCGATCGACGACGACCCCGGTGCCTGTTCGGTGCCGCGGGGCGGCGGCTGGCGCCCGGGCGCACGCTGGGCGCGCGACGATGGCGCACGTGCAGCGATCGAAGAGCAGGCCGCGGCGCTGCCGCGCCACCAGCAGCCGACGATGCGCGAGCTCGGCCGGCGTTCCGAGGCGGCGGATCATCCGTTCAAGCGACCGGTAACATCAGGCGGCACGCCCACGGCCCCGCCAGTGGCCGTGCCGGTCGCGCATGCGGTGCCGCTGGTCCTCGCCGAGCAGGCCGGTCAACGTCACGTCATCACCGCCGCGTGCCCAGCCGCGCTTTCGCTCGGCCTGATACCCGGCATGGCGGTGACGCAGGCGCGCGCGCTGGTGGCAGAGCTCGACGTGCGTGCCGCCGATCCCGCCGCCGATCGCGCGGTGCTCGACAGCCTCTCGCTGCATGCGGTGCGGCATTGGACGCCCACTGCCGCGGCAAGTGGCGCGGACGGGCTGTGGATCGAACTGACCGGTACGGCGCACCTTCATGGCGGCGAGGCGCGCTTCTGCCGGCGGCTGGTCCGCTTCTGCCGGCGCTTCGGCTATACTGCACGCGTTGCGGTGGCGGGAACGCCGGGCGCCGCGCACGCGCTCGCACGGTTCGGGCGTGACGCGATCAGCGCCATTCCGAACGGCGGCGAGGCGCAGGCGCTCGCCGGCCTGCCGCCCGCCGCGCTGCGGCTGACGCCCGAGGCGATGACCGCCGCGGCGCGTTTCGGACTCGACCGGATCGCCGATCTGCTGCCGCTGCCGCGCGGCCCCCTCGCGCGCCGGCTGGGGCTCGCCAGCGTGCGCCGTCTCGACGAGGCGCTCGGCCGGGTGGCGGAACCGATCGTGCCGGTCGTCCCGGAGGAGACGCCGCTGGCCCGCCGCCGCCTGCTCGAGCCGATCGGCACCGCCGAGGCGATCGGACACGTCATCCGCGATCTTCTCGCCGATATGATCGGGCTGCTCCAGGAGCGCGGCGCCGGCGCCCGCACGTTGCTGCTCGTCATCGAGCGGATCGACGGCAGCGAGCAGCGGCTCGCCATCGGCACGTCGCGACCGACGCGCGACGCGAGCCATCTCGCCCGTCTCTTCCACCTCAGGATCGAGACGATCGATCCGGGCGACGGGATCGAGACGATGCGGCTCGCCGCCACCCGTACCGATCCGCTCGGCGCAACGCCGCTCGCTGGCAGTCTCGCCGGCGACGATGCCGCCCCGGACGTCGCGACACTCGTCGATCAGATCGCCGGACGGGTCGGCGACGAGGCGCTCTTCACGGCCGCACCGGTCGAGAGCGACGTGCCTGAGCGTGCAGTCCGTCGCAGCGCGCCGCTCGCTGCCCCGACTGGTTGGCCGGCGTGGCGCCGCCCGGTGCGCCTGCTCTGTCGGCCGGAGCCGCTGGTCGGCGTGCTGGCCTTGCTGCCGGACGCGCCGCCCCGCCGCTTCACCTGGCGTGGCCAAGTCCATGCCGTCGTCGCCGGCGACGGCCCCGAGCGCATCCACGGCGAATGGTGGCGGCGCGACGGCGAGCTATGGGCGGTGCGCGACTATTTCCGCGTCGAGGACGATACCGGCGCACGCTTCTGGCTGTTCCGCCGCGGCGACGGTGTCGATGGCGCGACCGGCGACCTGAGCTGGTATCTGCATGGACTGTTCGGCTGA
- a CDS encoding ImuA family protein gives MRGPKLAVLPFGIDAIDRRLAEGGLVLGGLHEVSPATPTLTDDAAATLFSVGIAARAAARSGKRVLWALTRFDLYAPGLEQAGLDPATLLFVEARDDKHVLAVMEDGLRHGGLAAVVGEVKRADMVATRRLQLAAMSGHAPALLARRWRKAGVEPLSDLSAAMTRWRIACAPSERLPAPGVGRARWTVDLARQRGGPPFTLQLEACDDTGRLALPAAPRHRATAPARATARAA, from the coding sequence GTGCGCGGGCCGAAGCTGGCGGTTCTGCCCTTCGGCATCGATGCGATCGACAGGCGACTCGCCGAGGGCGGACTCGTGCTGGGCGGCCTGCACGAGGTGTCGCCGGCGACGCCGACGCTCACGGACGATGCCGCAGCGACGCTGTTTTCGGTCGGCATCGCCGCACGCGCTGCGGCGCGATCCGGCAAACGCGTGCTCTGGGCGCTGACCCGCTTCGACCTCTATGCCCCCGGTCTGGAGCAGGCCGGGCTCGACCCGGCGACGCTGCTGTTCGTCGAGGCACGCGACGACAAACACGTGCTCGCCGTCATGGAAGACGGCCTGCGCCACGGCGGGCTCGCCGCAGTCGTCGGCGAGGTCAAGCGGGCCGACATGGTCGCGACACGGCGGCTGCAGCTTGCTGCGATGAGCGGCCATGCCCCGGCGCTGCTCGCGCGCCGCTGGCGGAAGGCGGGCGTCGAGCCCCTGTCCGACCTCTCGGCGGCGATGACGCGCTGGCGGATCGCCTGCGCGCCGTCCGAGCGGCTGCCGGCCCCCGGCGTCGGCCGGGCACGCTGGACCGTCGACCTCGCGCGCCAGCGCGGCGGTCCTCCCTTCACCCTGCAACTGGAGGCATGCGATGACACGGGTCGCCTCGCTCTACCTGCCGCACCTCGCCATCGAGCGACTGCGCCGGCTCGAGCGACCGCGCGCGCTGCCTGA